One segment of Macaca fascicularis isolate 582-1 chromosome 4, T2T-MFA8v1.1 DNA contains the following:
- the PRRC2A gene encoding protein PRRC2A isoform X2: MRLVEPVGRPSILKEDNLKEFDQLDQENDDGWAGAHEEVDYTEKLKFSDEEDGRDSDEEGAEGHKDSQSASGEERPTEADGKKGNSPNSELPPPKTAWAETSRPPETEPGPPAPKPSLPPPHRGPAGNWGPPGDYPDRGGPPCKPPAPEDEDEAWRQRRKQSSSEISLAVERARRRREEEERRMQEERRAACAEKLKRLDEKFGAPDKRLKAEPAAPPAAPSTPAPPPAVPKELPAPLAPSPASAPTPEKEPEESAQAPPAQCTPTPGVAAAPTLVSGGGSTSSTSSGSFEASPVEPQLPSKEGPEPPEEVPPPTTPPAPKVEPKGDGIGPTRQPPSQGLGYPKYQKSLPPRFQRQQQEQLLKQQQQQQWQQHQQGSAPPTPVPPSPPQPVTLGAVPAPQAPPPPPKALYPGALGRPPPMPPMNFDPRWMMIPPYVDPRLLQGRPPLDFYPPGVHPSGLVPRERSDSGGSSSEPFDRHAPAMLRERGTPPVDPKLAWVGDVFTATPTDPRPLTSPLRQAADEDDKGMRSETPPVPPPPPYLASYPGFPENGAPGPPVSRFPLEEPAPPGPRPLPWPPGSDEGAKIQTQPPKKEPPKEETAQLTGPEAGRKPARGVGSGGQGPPPPRRESRTETRWGPRPGSSRRGIPPEEPGAPPRRAGPIKKPPPPTKVEELPPKPLEQGDETPKAPKPDPLKIAKGKLGGPKETPPNGNLSPAPRLRRDYSYERVGPTSCRGRGRGEYFARGRGFRGTYGGRGRGARSREFRSYREFRGDDGRGGGTGGPNHPPAPRGRTASETRSEGSEYEEIPKRRRQRGSETGSETHESDLAPSDKEAPPPKEGTLTQVPLAPPPPGAPPSPAPARFTARGGRVFTPRGVPSRRGRGGGRPPPQVCPGWSPPAKSLAPKKPPTGPLPPSKEPLKEKLIPGPLSPVARGGSSGGSNVGMEDGERPRRRRHGRAQQQDKPPRFRRLKQERENAARGSEGKPSLTLPASTPGPEEALTTVTVAPPPRRAAAKSPDLSNQNSDQANEEWETASESSDFASERRGDKEAPPPALLTPKAVGTPGGGGGGAVPGISAMSRGDLSQRAKDLSKRSFSSQRPGMERQNRRPGPGGKAGSSGSSSGGGGAGPGGRTGPGRGDKRSWPSPKNRSRPPEERPPGLPLPPPPPSSSAVFRLDQVIHSNPAGIQQALAQLSSRQGSVTAPGGHPRHKPGPPQTPQGPSPRPPTRYEPQRVNNGLSSDPHFEEPGPMVRGVGGTPRDSARVSPFPAKRRERPPRKPELLQEESLPPPHSSGFLGSKPEGPGPQAESRDTGTEALTPHIWNRLHTATSRKSYRPSSMEPWMEPLSPFEDVAGTEMSQSDSGVDLSGDSQVSSGPCSQRSSPDGGLKGAAEGPPKRPGGPSPLNAVPCEGPPGSEPPRRPPPAPHDGDRKELPREQPLPPGPIGTERSQRTDRGTEPGPIRPSHLPGPPVQFDTSDKDSDLRLVVGDSLKAEKELTASVTEAIPVSRDWELLPSAAASAEPQSKNLGSGHCGPEPPSSGQRLYPEVFYGSAGPSSSQISGGAMDSQLHPNSGGFRPGTPSLHPYRSQPLYLPPGPAPPSALLSGVALKGQFLDFSTLQAAELGKLPAGGVLYPPPSFLYSPAFCPSPLPDTSLLQVRQDLPSPSDFYSTPLQPGGQSGFLPSGAPAQQMLLPMVDSQLPVVNFGSLPPAPPPAPPPLSLLPVGPALQPPSLAVRPPPAPATRVLPSPARPFPASLGRAELHPVELKPFQDYQKLSSNLGGPGSSRTPPTGRSFSGLNSRLKAPPSTYSGVFRTQRIDLYQQASPPDALRWIPKPWERTGPPSREGPSRRAEEPGSRGDKEPGLPPPR; encoded by the exons ATGCGTCTAGTAGAGCCTGTGGGTCGTCCCTCTATTCTCAAAGAAGATAATCTCAAAGAGTTTGATCAGTTGGATCAGGAGAATGATGATGGTTGGGCAG GGGCCCATGAAGAGGTTGACTACACTGAAAAGCTCAAGTTCAGCGATGAGGAAGATGGGCGAGACTCTGATGAGGAGGGAGCTGAGGGCCA CAAGGATTCCCAATCAGCATCTGGTGAGGAACGGCCCACTGAAGCAGATGGCAAAAAGGGCAACTCCCCCAACAGCGAACTGCCCCCTCCTAAGACGGCTTGGGCAGAAACCTCTCGGCCTCCAGAGACAGAGCCAGGACCTCCTGCCCCAAAGCCTTCCCTACCCCCACCTCACCGGGGCCCCGCCGGGAACTGGGGCCCACCTGGGGACTACCCA GATCGTGGGGGTCCTCCCTGCAAGCCTCCAGCACCTGAAGATGAGGATGAGGCATGGCGGCAGCGACGAAAGCAGTCATCATCTGAGATTTCCCTGGCAGTGGAGCGGGCCCGGCGACGGCGAGAAGAAGAGGAGCGGCGCATGCAGGAAGAGCGCCGGGCAGCCTGTGCTGAGAAGCTCAAGCGACTCGATGAAAAGTTTGGGGCACCTGACAAGCGGCTCAAAGCAGAGCCTGCTGCCCCACCTGCTGCCCCTTCTACCCCAGCTCCACCACCTGCAGTCCCTAAAGAACTCCCTGCACCTCTGGCGCCATCTCCGGCATCAGCCCCAACACCAGAGAAAGAACCTGAAGAGTCAGCACAGGCCCCTCCTGCCCAATGTACTCCCACTCCAGGTGTGGCTGCAGCTCCCACTCTGGTGAGTGGTGGTGGCAGTACCAGTAGCACCAGCAGTGGCAGCTTCGAAGCCAGCCCAG TGGAACCACAATTGCCCTCAAAAGAGGGTCCTGAACCGCCAGAAGAGGTTCCTCCTCCTACCACACCCCCAGCTCCAAAGGTGGAACCCAAGGGTGATGGGATTGGTCCCACCCGCCAGCCCCCTAGTCAGGGCTTGGGCTACCCCAAATATCAGAAGTCGTTGCCTCCTCGTTTCCAGCGGCAGCAGCAG GAGCAGCTCCtgaagcaacagcagcagcagcagtggcagcagcatcAACAGGGCTCTGCCCCTCCTACCCCAGTGCCCCCATCACCACCACAACCTGTGACCCTGGGGGCTGTGCCAGCTCCACAGGctccgcccccaccccccaaggCCCTCTACCCAGGTGCTCTGGGCCGGCCCCCACCCATGCCCCCAATGAACTTTGATCCCCGATGGATGATGATTCCTCCTTATGTGGACCCCCGGCTCCTCCAGGGTCGGCCCCCTCTAGACTTCTACCCTCCTGGCGTGCATCCCTCTG GCCTAGTTCCCCGAGAGCGCTCAGACAGTGGGGGCTCAAGCTCAGAGCCATTTGACCGTCATGCACCTGCTATGTTACGGGAACGGGGCACTCCACCGGTGGATCCAAAGTTGGCCTGGGTAGGAGATGTTTTCACCGCCACACCCACCGACCCCCGCCCACTTACCTCACCACTGCGCCAGGCTGCAGATGAGGATGACAAGGGGATGAG GAGCGAGACTCCTCCAGTACCTCCCCCACCACCCTATCTGGCCAGTTATCCAGGCTTTCCTGAGAATGGAGCCCCTGGGCCCCCAGTCTCTCGCTTTCCTCTGGAGGAACCAGCTCCCCCAGGGCCCCGTCCTCTCCCCTGGCCCCCAGGCAGTGATGAAGGGGCCAAGATacaaactcagcctcccaagaaggaGCCCCCTAAGGAGGAGACTGCACAGCTGACAGGGCCAGAAGCAGGCCGAAAGCCTGCCCGCGGAGTTGGAAGTGGAGGCCAGGGTCCCCCGCCACCCCGCAGAGAGAGTCGCACAGAGACCCGCTGGGGCCCTCGTCCAGGCAGCAGTCGTCGTGGAATCCCTCCAGAGGAGCCAGGGGCCCCACCCCGCCGGGCTGGGCCTATAAAGAAACCACCACCACCTACAAAAGTTGAAGAGCTGCCTCCCAAGCCTCTCGAACAGGGGGATGAAACCCCCAAAGCCCCAAAGCCAGACCCACTCAAGATAGCCAAGGGGAAGCTCGGGGGCCCCAAGGAGACCCCACCCAATGGGAATCTTTCCCCTGCCCCAAGGCTTCGGAGGGACTATTCCTATGAAAGAGTGGGTCCTACCTCTTGCCGGGGTCGGGGCCGAGGCGAGTATTTTGCCAGAGGGAGGGGTTTTCGGGGGACCTATGGGGGACGGGGGCGGGGAGCCCGAAGCCGGGAATTCCGCAGTTACCGAGAGTTTCGAGGAGATGATGGGCGTGGAGGTGGGACGGGGGGACCAAACCACCCTCCTGCTCCCCGAGGCCGCACTGCCAGCGAGACCCGGAGCGAGGGTTCAGAGTATGAGGAAATCCCCAAGCGGCGCCGGCAGCGGGGCTCGGAAACAGGCAGTGAGACCCATGAGAGTGATCTGGCTCCCTCAGACAAGGAGGCCCCCCCACCCAAGGAGGGAACACTCACTCAGGTCCCTCTTGCTCCCCCACCACCAGGAGCCCCACCTTCACCAGCCCCAGCCCGCTTTACTGCCCGGGGTGGGCGAGTCTTCACTCCCAGAGGGGTGCCATCTCGCCGGGGCCGAGGAGGAGGGAGGCCCCCTCCTCAAGTCTGCCCCGGCTGGAGCCCTCCAGCCAAGTCTCTGGCTCCCAAGAAACCTCCCACAGGCCCTTTGCCACCAAGTAAGGAGCCTTTGAAAGAGAAGTTGATCCCAGGGCCTCTGTCCCCCGTGGCGCGCGGAGGCAGCAGTGGAGGCAGCAACGTGGGCATGGAAGACGGGGAGCGACCCCGAAGGAGGCGACATGGGAGGGCTCAGCAGCAGGATAAACCACCTCGTTTCCGGAGGCTGAAACAGGAACGGGAAAATGCTGCAAGGGGGTCTGAGGGCAAGCCCTCCTTAACCCTTCCAGCCTCCACTCCTGGACCTGAGGAGGCCCTCACAACAGTCACAGTGGCCCCACCACCTCGCCGGGCAGCTGCCAAGTCTCCTGATCTGTCAAACCAGAACTCAGACCAAGCCAATGAGGAATGGGAGACTGCATCAGAGAGCAGTGACTTCGCCAGTGAGCGCCGAGGGGACAAAGAGGCACCCCCACCAGCACTGCTAACACCCAAGGCTGTGGGAACTcctgggggaggtggaggtggagctgTACCAGGTATTTCAGCCATGTCCCGCGGAGATCTGAGCCAGAGAGCCAAGGATTTGAGTAAACGGAGCTTCTCAAGTCAGCGGCCAGGCATGGAACGGCAGAACCGGCGCCCTGGCCCAGGGGGCAAGGctggcagcagtggcagcagcagtggAGGAGGCGGTGCGGGTCCTGGAGGAAGGACCGGGCCAGGACGAGGAGACAAGAGGAGCTGGCCCTCTCCCAAGAACCGAAG TCGTCCTCCAGAGGAGCGTCCCCCGGGGCTTCCcctgcctcccccacctcccagcagTTCTGCTGTCTTCCGCCTGGACCAAGTTATCCACAGCAACCCTGCTGGCATCCAACAGGCTCTGGCCCAGCTTAGTAGCCGTCAAGGGAGTGTAACTGCACCAGGGGGGCACCCAAGGCACAAGCCTGGACCTCCCCAAACCCCTCAGGGCCCCTCTCCTAGGCCCCCAACCCGGTATGAGCCCCAGAGGGTCAACAACGGCCTCAGTTCTG ACCCCCACTTTGAGGAGCCAGGTCCAATGGTGAGAGGGGTGGGTGGGACTCCTCGGGATTCTGCCCGGGTTAGTCCCTTTCCCGCTAAACGTCGGGAGCGGCCTCCCAGAAAACCAGAGCTGCTACAGGAG GAATCTTTGCCACCTCCTCATAGCTCTGGATTCTTGGGCTCTAAGCCTGAGGGCCCAGGCCCTCAGGCAGAGTCCAGAGATACAGGCACAGAGGCCCTGACCCCTCACATCTGGAACCGTTTACATACTG CCACTAGCCGAAAGAGTTATCGGCCCAGCTCCATGGAGCCTTGGATGGAGCCCCTGAGTCCTTTCGAGGATGTGGCTGGCACAGAG ATGAGTCAGTCTGACAGTGGGGTGGACCTGAGTGGGGATTCTCAGGTGTCATCAGGTCCCTGCAGCCAGCGAAGTTCCCCTGATGGAGGACTCAAGGGGGCAGCAGAGGGACCCCCCAAGAGGCCTGGAGGCCCCTCACCCCTGAATGCTGTTCCTTGTGAGGGTCCACCTGGCTCTGAACCTCCTAGGAGACCGCCACCTGCCCCCCACGATGGGGACAGAAAG GAGCTGCCCCGGGagcagcctctgccccctggCCCCATTGGCACAGAACGATCACAGCGTACAGACCGAGGCACAGAGCCTGGCCCCATTCGGCCATCCCATCTACCTGGTCCCCCAGTCCAGTTTGACACTAGTGACAAG GACTCGGACTTACGCCTAGTGGTAGGAGACAGCTTGAAAGCAGAGAAGGAGCTAACAGCATCAGTCACTGAG GCCATTCCTGTATCAAGAGACTGGGAGCTGCTTCCCagtgctgctgcctctgctgagcCACAATCCAAGAACCTGGGTTCTGGGCACTGTGGCCCGGAGCCCCCCTCCTCAGGCCAGCGTCTGTATCCTGAGGTCTTCTATGGCAGTGCTGGGCCTTCCAGTTCTCAG ATCTCTGGGGGAGCCATGGACTCTCAATTACATCCAAACAGTGGAGGCTTCCGCCCTGGGACACCCTCACTGCACCCTTACAG ATCACAGCCCCTATACCTACCCCCCGGCCCAGCCCCTCCCTCGGCACTGCTCTCTGGGGTAGCTCTCAAGGGCCAGTTTCTGGATTTCTCCACACTGCAAGCTGCAGAGCTGGGGAAGTTGCCGGCTGGAGGAGTTCTCTACCCTCCACCTTCCTTCCTCTACTCTCCGGCTTTCTGCCCCAGTCCTTTGCCTGACACATCGTTGCTTCAG GTACGCCAGGATCTGCCGTCCCCTTCGGATTTTTATTCTACTCCTCTGCAGCCTGGTGGCCAAAGTGGCTTTCTCCCTTCAGGGGCTCCTGCCCAGCAG ATGCTTCTACCCATGGTAGACTCACAGCTGCCTGTGGTGAACTTTGGCTCCCTGCCGCCAGCACCACCTCCTGCTCCACCTCCCCTTTCTCTGTTACCTGTGGGCCCTGCTCTGCAGCCCCCAAGCCTGGCTGTGCGGCCCCCACCTGCTCCTGCTACTCGGGTGCTGCCTTCACCTGCCAGGCCCTTCCCTGCTAGCTTGGGGCGAGCAGAG CTGCATCCAGTGGAACTAAAGCCGTTCCAGGATTATCAAAAACTGAGCAGCAATCTTGGGGGACCTGGGTCATCACGGACTCCCCCAactggaag GTCCTTCTCTGGCCTCAATTCCCGTCTCAAGGCCCCGCCTTCCACCTACAGTGGAGTCTTCCGCACCCAGCGCATCGACCTTTACCAGCAG GCCTCCCCACCAGATGCCCTGCGCTGGATACCTAAGCCTTGGGAGCGGACAGGGCCGCCTTCTCGAGAAGGGCCCTCTAGACGGGCAGAGGAGCCTGGGTCCCGAGGGGACAAGGAGCCTGGGTTGCCCCCACCCCGCTGA